A single genomic interval of Deinococcus ruber harbors:
- a CDS encoding cation diffusion facilitator family transporter, which translates to MASGSASNDRAFRQAARLSLISGVLVFAIKLGGYALTLSVGLLSDALESTVNVAAALLLTLTLRFSNRPADADHPYGHAKAEYLSSFLEGLLIGVAGVLIIQASITRLLHPHPVEANLIGLGLTVIASGINLVVGLRLRSQGQLLRSPALIADGQHVLSDVWSSLLVLVGVVLAILAGQHWLDPVIGLLVALLVLRVGWGVVRGAVGGLLDESLPEGDVALVQAAIESHSARYLEFHDLRTRRAGRDVFVDFHLVLPSLLPLREAHDICDAVEESLKRALPGVNVTIHVEPEDLAHSEMTDLRMS; encoded by the coding sequence GTGGCTTCTGGCAGCGCATCCAACGACCGGGCTTTTCGGCAGGCGGCGCGGCTCAGCCTGATTTCCGGCGTGCTGGTCTTTGCCATCAAGCTGGGTGGCTACGCCCTGACGCTCTCGGTGGGCCTGCTCTCCGACGCGCTGGAAAGCACGGTAAATGTGGCGGCGGCGCTGCTGCTCACACTCACGCTGCGCTTTTCCAACCGCCCCGCCGACGCCGACCATCCGTATGGGCACGCCAAAGCCGAGTATCTGTCGAGCTTTCTGGAAGGGCTGCTGATCGGTGTAGCGGGTGTGCTGATCATTCAGGCCAGCATCACGCGGTTGCTGCACCCCCATCCGGTCGAGGCGAACCTCATCGGGCTGGGGCTGACGGTGATTGCCAGCGGCATCAATCTGGTGGTCGGGCTGCGGCTGCGCTCACAGGGGCAACTGCTGCGCTCGCCCGCCCTGATCGCCGATGGGCAACACGTGCTGTCCGACGTGTGGAGCAGCCTGCTGGTGCTGGTGGGCGTGGTGCTGGCGATTCTGGCAGGGCAGCACTGGCTCGATCCGGTGATCGGGCTGTTGGTGGCCCTGCTGGTGCTGCGGGTCGGCTGGGGCGTGGTACGGGGCGCGGTGGGCGGTCTGCTCGACGAAAGTCTTCCTGAAGGCGATGTGGCGCTGGTGCAGGCGGCTATCGAAAGCCACAGCGCCCGCTATCTGGAATTCCACGATCTGCGAACCCGCCGGGCCGGGCGTGACGTGTTCGTAGACTTTCATCTGGTGCTGCCGTCTCTACTGCCACTACGCGAGGCCCACGACATCTGCGACGCGGTGGAAGAGAGCCTCAAACGTGCGCTGCCGGGCGTAAACGTGACTATTCACGTCGAGCCGGAAGATCTGGCCCACAGCGAGATGACCGACCTGAGGATGTCGTAG